Proteins encoded by one window of Microplitis mediator isolate UGA2020A chromosome 1, iyMicMedi2.1, whole genome shotgun sequence:
- the LOC130673565 gene encoding spliceosome-associated protein CWC27 homolog — MSNIYILEPPSTGKVLLKTSVGDVDIELWTKEAPKACRNFIQLCMEGYYNGTIFHRLVKGFIVQGGDPTGTGEGGESIYGHPFKDEFHTRLRFCRRGLVAMANAGKDDNGSQFFITLGATPELQNKHTIFGKVTGETIYNILKLEEAEVDHDDRPTYPQKIIKSEVLLNPFKDIVPRVLNTVEDKPAKESKPKVSGVKNFKLLSFGEEAEEDEEEFTVLNKQFGGKSKSAHDHLDDPKLSSSVTVEPAGPPSKKRKEDRSSDWESSDDEANEEDRSKAQEKAQEMKKRIIEKLKEKKEEKKLSDKKKKEVSYEEADKESSEEEYYLGKERFDERKKQADAIKKEIRDLKRGVQREKKDKETKEQEKLAEEEKKANKGKLIEEFVEIPKYKEASKKISLTGASRDSFTVQMLNKFRSKLHTVKESTSDGSTSDSKTTKPRVDDDDDDDDESWMTQTLVCEDKNPTLAKDANTKNDDWFEIYDPRNPLNKRRRGENSDGKKGQGRHHYRI; from the exons ATGAGTAATATTTACATCCTAGAACCTCCGTCTACTGGCAAA gtACTTTTGAAAACTAGTGTCGGCGATGTCGACATCGAACTATGGACCAAAGAGGCACCGAAAGCCTGCAGGAATTTCATCCAACTTTGCATGGAAGGATATTACAATGGAACGATTTTCCACCGACTTGTCAAGGGTTTTATTGTCCAAGGAGGCGACCCCACTGGTACAGGTGAAGGCGGCGAAAGTATTTACGGTCATCCATTCAAA GATGAGTTTCATACCCGGCTACGGTTCTGTCGCCGCGGTTTGGTCGCGATGGCAAACGCTGGCAAAGACGACAATGGctcacaattttttattacacttgGAGCGACACCGGAGTTACAAAATAAACACACGATATTTGGTAAAGTCACTGGGGAAACGAtctataatattttgaaattagaaGAAGCTGAAGTCGATcac gatgaCAGGCCAACGTatccacaaaaaataataaaaagtgaaGTTTTATTGAATCCATTCAAAGATATTGTACCCCGAGTATTAAATACTGTTGAAGATAAACCAGCCAAAGAATCAAAACCCAAAGTATCTGGTGTCAA gaattttaaattactatctTTCGGCGAAGAAGCtgaagaagatgaagaagagttcactgttttaaataaacaattcgGTGGAAAAAGTAAATCCGCTCATGACCATTTGGATGATCCGAAGTTGAGTTCTTCTGTTACCGTCGAACCAGCGGGACCGCCGAGTAAAAAGAGGAAAGAAGATCGCAGCAGCGATTGGGAGAGTAGTGACGATGAAGCTAACGAAGAAGATCGTTCTAAAGCTCAAGAAAAAGccca agaaATGAAAAAGAGGATCATTGAGAAgttgaaggaaaaaaaagaagagaaaaaattgagtgacaaaaagaaaaaggaaGTGAGTTATGAAGAAGCTGATAAAGAATCCAGCGAGGAAGAATATTATCTAGGGAAGGAACGTTTTGATGAACGTAAAAAGCAGGc AGATGcgattaaaaaagaaatacgAGACTTGAAACGCGGCGTGCAGCgcgaaaaaaaagataaagagACTAAAGAGCAAGAAAAGTTGGCCGAGGAAGAAAAGAAAGCGAACAAAGGAAAACTAATTGAAGAATTTGTCGAGATTCCGAAGTACAAAGAGGCGTCgaagaaaatttcattgactGGAGCGTCGCGGGACAGTTTTACCGTCCAGATGTTGAACAAATTCCGTAGTAAGTTACACACCGTCAAGGAATCGACCTCCGATGGCAGCACTAGTGACAGCAAAACGACCAAACCCAGAGTCGacgatgatgacgatgatgatgatgagtcATGGATGACCCAGACCCTGGTCTGCGAGGACAAGAATCCGACTCTAGCCAAAGACGCCAACACCAAAAACGACGACTGGTTCGAAATTTACGACCCGCGGAACCCGCTGAATAAACGCAGAAGAGGTGAAAATTCTGATGGGAAAAAGGGCCAAGGGCGCCATCACTAtcgaatataa